The Helicobacter pylori genome includes a window with the following:
- a CDS encoding ATP-dependent helicase, whose amino-acid sequence MLETLPLNPEQKKAASALKGYNLVIASAGTGKTSTIVGRILYLLDNGIKPEEILLLTFTNKASNEMIARVAKYFKSSSKIEAGTFHAVAYRYLKEHYPNLSLKQPKELKKLLESIVDTKNAIDDDKKPYTPQHLYALYSLYTNALKQEDFSTWLSHKNPEHTPYAAFYENILDEFENTKKKHNYIDYNDLLLLFKQAMLERPSPYKEVLCDEFQDTNPLQESILDAINPPSLFCVGDYDQSIYAFNGADISIISNFTQKYKNAQVFTLTKNYRSSKEILDLANQVIQCNERIYPKNLEVVKSGKFNKPTLLNYNDNIAQCQDIAKRIVMRKNFKEVAVIFRNNASADQLEAALRSHNVPSKRKGSASFFESKEVALALDICALIFNPKDIMAAIHVLSYISDIGSNTAKDIHEALMLLGNGDLKLALIQPDKEAKIYTKKKEITSMGLFEEIFALENSSRFNSVIDKAFHSHPVLMHPKISLNGAKMLSDFFILYTKAPTHSPSALIQHILESAFFQTFKTRLLKERSKNKDGSYNEFKKLQVQKRFNEKMDLLSSLAKNYQNLGRFLNGTLIGSSEATQGCGVNLLSVHASKGLEFKDVYIIDLMEGRFPNHKLMNTGGGIEEERRLFYVAITRAKENLWLSYAKNELRENAKPKEHKPSVFLYEAGLLKPDLK is encoded by the coding sequence TTGTTAGAAACTTTGCCATTAAACCCTGAGCAAAAAAAAGCGGCTTCAGCTTTGAAAGGGTATAATTTAGTGATTGCAAGCGCCGGCACAGGAAAGACTTCTACGATTGTGGGGCGCATTTTATACCTGCTTGATAACGGCATCAAGCCTGAAGAAATCTTGCTTTTGACTTTCACCAATAAAGCGAGTAATGAAATGATCGCTAGGGTGGCTAAATATTTTAAATCAAGCTCAAAAATTGAAGCGGGCACTTTCCATGCGGTGGCGTATCGCTATTTAAAAGAGCATTACCCCAATTTAAGCCTAAAGCAACCTAAAGAATTGAAAAAACTTTTAGAAAGCATTGTGGATACCAAAAACGCCATAGATGACGATAAAAAGCCCTACACTCCGCAGCATCTCTACGCCCTCTATTCTCTTTACACCAACGCTCTAAAACAAGAAGATTTTAGTACATGGCTTTCTCATAAAAACCCTGAACACACACCATACGCCGCCTTTTATGAAAACATTTTAGACGAATTTGAAAACACTAAAAAAAAGCATAATTATATTGACTATAACGACTTACTGCTGCTATTTAAACAAGCGATGCTAGAAAGACCTAGCCCTTATAAAGAAGTGCTTTGCGATGAGTTTCAAGACACTAACCCCTTACAAGAATCCATTTTAGACGCTATCAACCCTCCCAGTTTGTTTTGTGTGGGCGATTACGATCAGAGCATTTACGCTTTTAATGGGGCGGATATTTCTATCATTTCTAATTTCACCCAAAAATACAAAAACGCCCAGGTTTTCACGCTCACTAAAAACTACCGCTCTTCTAAAGAGATTTTGGATCTCGCTAATCAAGTGATACAGTGCAACGAGCGCATTTACCCTAAAAATTTAGAAGTGGTGAAATCAGGGAAATTCAATAAACCCACGCTTTTAAATTACAACGACAATATCGCGCAATGCCAAGACATCGCTAAACGCATTGTCATGCGAAAGAATTTTAAAGAAGTGGCAGTGATTTTTAGGAATAACGCGAGCGCGGATCAATTAGAAGCCGCTTTAAGATCCCACAATGTGCCAAGCAAAAGAAAAGGGAGCGCGAGCTTTTTTGAATCCAAAGAAGTGGCGTTAGCGTTAGATATTTGCGCGCTCATCTTTAACCCTAAAGACATTATGGCAGCCATTCACGTTTTAAGCTATATCAGCGATATTGGCTCTAACACCGCTAAAGACATTCATGAGGCCTTAATGCTTTTAGGCAATGGCGATCTCAAATTGGCTTTAATCCAGCCTGATAAAGAAGCCAAAATTTACACGAAGAAAAAAGAAATCACCTCTATGGGGCTTTTTGAAGAAATTTTTGCCCTAGAAAACAGCTCAAGGTTTAACAGCGTGATAGATAAAGCGTTTCATTCGCACCCGGTGTTGATGCACCCTAAAATCTCACTCAATGGGGCTAAAATGCTTAGCGATTTTTTCATTCTTTATACCAAAGCCCCTACCCATTCCCCTAGTGCTTTAATCCAACACATTTTAGAAAGCGCGTTTTTTCAAACCTTTAAAACACGCCTTTTAAAAGAGCGATCCAAAAATAAGGACGGCTCTTATAATGAGTTTAAAAAACTCCAGGTGCAAAAACGCTTCAATGAAAAAATGGACTTGCTGAGTTCTTTGGCGAAAAATTACCAAAATTTAGGGCGTTTTTTAAACGGCACTTTAATAGGATCTAGTGAAGCCACGCAAGGCTGTGGCGTGAATCTATTGAGCGTGCATGCTTCTAAAGGCTTAGAATTTAAAGATGTTTATATTATAGATTTAATGGAGGGTCGTTTCCCTAACCACAAGCTCATGAATACCGGTGGGGGCATTGAAGAAGAGCGGCGGCTTTTTTATGTCGCTATCACAAGGGCTAAGGAAAATTTATGGCTTTCTTATGCGAAAAACGAATTGAGAGAAAACGCCAAACCTAAAGAGCATAAGCCTTCGGTGTTTTTGTATGAAGCGGGGCTTTTGAAACCCGATTTAAAATAA
- the alpA gene encoding Hop family adhesin AlpA, whose amino-acid sequence MIKKNRTLFLSLALCASISYAEDDGGFFTVGYQLGQVMQDVQNPGGAKSDELARELNADVTNNILNNNTGGNVAGALSNAFSQYLYSLLGAYPEKLNSNDVSANALLGGAVGSGTCAAAGTAGGNSLTTQSACTAAGYYWLPSLTDRILSTIGSQTNYGTNTNFPNMQQQLTYLNAANVFFNAMNKALETKNGSGSNASGATGQNGQTYSQQAIQYLQGQQTILNNAANLLKQDELLLEAFNSAVAANIGNKEFNSAAFTGLVQGIIDQSQLVYNELTKNTISGSAVNSAGINSNQANAVQGRANQLPNALYNAQVTLDKITALNNQVKSMPYLPQFRAGNSRSTNILNGFYTKVGYKQFFGKKRNIGLRYYGFFSYNGASVGFRSTQNNVGLYTYGVGTDVLYNIFSRSYQNRSVDMGFFSGIQLAGETFQSTLRDDPNVKLHGKINNTHFQFLFDFGMRMNFGKLDGKSNRHNQHTVEFGVVVPTIYNTYYKSAGTTVKYFRPYSVYWSYGYSF is encoded by the coding sequence ATGATAAAGAAAAATAGAACGCTGTTTCTTAGTCTAGCCCTTTGTGCTAGTATAAGTTATGCCGAAGATGATGGAGGGTTTTTCACCGTCGGTTATCAGCTCGGGCAAGTCATGCAAGATGTCCAAAACCCAGGCGGCGCTAAAAGCGACGAACTCGCCAGAGAGCTTAACGCTGATGTAACGAACAACATTTTAAACAACAACACCGGAGGCAATGTCGCAGGGGCGTTGAGTAACGCTTTCTCCCAATACCTTTATTCGCTTTTAGGGGCGTATCCAGAGAAACTCAATAGTAACGATGTGTCTGCGAACGCTCTTTTAGGGGGTGCGGTAGGCAGTGGGACTTGTGCGGCTGCAGGGACGGCTGGTGGCAACTCTCTTACCACCCAAAGTGCTTGCACCGCTGCGGGCTATTACTGGCTCCCTAGCTTGACTGACAGGATTTTAAGCACGATCGGCAGTCAGACTAACTACGGCACGAACACCAATTTCCCCAACATGCAACAACAGCTCACCTACTTGAATGCAGCGAATGTGTTTTTTAATGCGATGAATAAGGCTTTAGAGACTAAGAATGGAAGTGGTAGTAATGCTAGTGGTGCGACTGGTCAAAATGGTCAAACTTACTCCCAACAAGCTATCCAATACCTTCAAGGCCAACAAACTATTCTCAATAACGCAGCCAACTTGCTCAAGCAAGATGAATTGCTCCTAGAAGCTTTCAACTCTGCCGTAGCCGCCAACATTGGGAATAAGGAATTCAATTCAGCCGCTTTTACAGGTTTGGTGCAAGGCATTATTGATCAATCTCAATTGGTTTATAACGAGCTCACTAAAAACACCATTAGCGGGAGCGCGGTTAATAGCGCTGGGATAAATAGCAACCAAGCTAATGCTGTGCAAGGGCGCGCCAATCAGCTCCCTAACGCTCTTTATAACGCGCAAGTAACTTTGGATAAAATCACTGCGCTCAACAATCAGGTGAAAAGCATGCCTTACTTGCCCCAATTCAGAGCCGGGAACAGCCGTTCAACGAACATTTTAAACGGGTTTTACACCAAAGTGGGCTATAAGCAGTTCTTCGGGAAGAAAAGGAATATCGGTTTGCGCTATTATGGTTTCTTTTCTTATAACGGAGCGAGCGTGGGCTTTAGATCCACTCAAAATAATGTAGGGTTATACACTTATGGGGTGGGGACTGATGTGTTGTATAATATCTTTAGCCGCTCCTATCAAAACCGCTCTGTGGATATGGGCTTTTTTAGCGGTATCCAATTAGCCGGTGAGACCTTCCAATCCACGCTCAGAGATGATCCCAATGTGAAATTGCATGGCAAAATCAATAACACGCACTTCCAGTTCCTCTTTGACTTCGGTATGCGAATGAACTTCGGTAAGTTGGACGGGAAATCCAACCGCCACAACCAGCACACGGTGGAATTTGGCGTAGTGGTGCCTACGATTTATAACACTTATTACAAATCCGCAGGGACTACCGTGAAGTATTTCCGTCCTTATAGCGTTTATTGGTCTTATGGGTATTCATTCTAA
- the alpB gene encoding Hop family adhesin AlpB: MKQNLKPFKMIKENLMTQSQKVRFLAPLSLALSLSFNPVGAEEDGGFMTFGYELGQVVQQVKNPGKIKAEELAGLLNSNTTNNTNINIAGTGGNVAGTLGNLFMNQLGNLIDLYPTLNTTHITQCGATNSGSSGSATTAATATSSGPCFKGNLSLYKEMVSSIKTLNQNINKNIFQGNNNTTSANLSNQLSELNTASVYLTYMNSFLNANNQAGGIFQNNTNQAHGNGVTAQQIAYILKQASVTMGPSGDSGAAAAFLDAALVQHVFNSANAGNDLSAKEFTSLVQNIVNTSQNALTLANNANISNSTGYQVSYGGNIDQARSTQLLNNTTNTLAKVAALNNELKANPWLGNFAAGNSSQVNAFNGFITKIGYKQFFGENKNVGLRYYGFFSYNGAGVGNGPTYNQVNLLTYGVGTDVLYNVFSRSFGSRSLNAGFFGGIQLAGDTYISTLRNSPQLASRPTATKFQFLFDVGLRMNFGILKKDLKSHNQHSIEIGVQIPTIYNTYYKAGGAEVKYFRPYSVYWVYGYAF; encoded by the coding sequence ATGAAACAAAATTTAAAGCCATTCAAAATGATTAAGGAAAATTTAATGACACAATCTCAAAAAGTAAGATTCTTAGCCCCTTTAAGCCTAGCGTTAAGCTTGAGCTTCAATCCAGTGGGCGCTGAAGAAGATGGGGGCTTTATGACCTTTGGGTATGAATTAGGTCAGGTGGTCCAACAAGTGAAAAACCCGGGTAAAATCAAAGCCGAAGAATTAGCCGGCTTGTTAAACTCTAACACGACAAACAACACCAATATCAATATTGCAGGCACAGGAGGCAATGTCGCTGGGACTTTGGGCAACCTCTTTATGAACCAATTAGGCAATTTGATTGATTTGTATCCCACTTTGAACACTACCCATATCACACAATGTGGTGCTACTAATAGTGGTAGTAGTGGTAGTGCGACCACTGCTGCCACTGCTACTAGCAGTGGCCCTTGTTTCAAAGGCAACCTGAGTCTTTATAAAGAAATGGTTAGCTCTATCAAAACTTTGAATCAAAACATCAACAAGAATATCTTTCAAGGCAACAACAACACCACGAGCGCTAATCTCTCCAACCAGCTCAGTGAGCTTAACACCGCTAGCGTTTATTTGACTTACATGAACTCGTTCTTAAACGCCAATAACCAAGCGGGTGGGATTTTTCAAAACAACACCAATCAAGCTCATGGGAATGGTGTTACCGCTCAACAAATCGCTTATATCCTAAAGCAAGCTTCAGTCACTATGGGGCCAAGCGGTGATAGCGGGGCTGCCGCAGCGTTTTTGGACGCCGCTTTAGTGCAGCATGTTTTCAACTCCGCTAACGCTGGGAATGATTTGAGCGCTAAGGAATTCACTAGCTTGGTGCAAAATATTGTCAATACTTCTCAAAACGCTTTAACGCTAGCCAACAACGCTAACATCAGCAATTCAACAGGCTATCAAGTGAGCTATGGCGGGAATATTGATCAAGCGCGCTCCACCCAACTATTAAACAACACCACAAACACTTTGGCTAAAGTTGCCGCTTTGAATAACGAGCTTAAAGCTAACCCATGGCTTGGGAATTTCGCTGCCGGTAACAGCTCTCAAGTGAATGCGTTTAACGGGTTTATCACTAAAATCGGTTATAAGCAATTCTTTGGAGAAAACAAGAATGTGGGCTTACGCTACTACGGCTTCTTCAGCTATAATGGTGCTGGCGTGGGTAATGGCCCTACTTACAATCAAGTCAATTTGCTCACTTATGGGGTGGGGACTGATGTGCTTTACAATGTGTTTAGCCGCTCTTTTGGCAGCCGAAGTCTTAATGCGGGCTTCTTTGGGGGGATCCAACTCGCAGGGGATACTTACATCAGCACGCTAAGAAATAGCCCTCAGCTTGCGAGCAGACCTACAGCGACAAAATTCCAATTCTTGTTTGATGTGGGGTTACGCATGAACTTTGGTATCTTGAAAAAAGACTTGAAAAGCCATAACCAGCATTCTATAGAAATCGGTGTGCAAATCCCTACGATTTATAACACTTATTATAAAGCTGGCGGTGCTGAAGTGAAATACTTCCGCCCTTATAGCGTGTATTGGGTCTATGGCTACGCTTTCTAA
- the hofG gene encoding outer membrane beta-barrel protein HofG: protein MRQEKYFLTSSLSLLSFLLCPVEAFDYRFSGRVENFSKIGFNNSQINTKKGIYPTESFIDIVTLAQVKVNLLPKGTENHRLSVSLGGAIAAIPYDKTKYDINQANGKIFGSIVENFIGGYHGYFFNKYLGPAYAGTSQSASYHARPYVVDTAFLKYDYKDVFGFKAGRYEANIDFMSGSNQGWEVYYQPYKTETQRLRFWWWSSFGRGLAFNSWIYEFFATVPYLKKGGNPNNSNDFINYGWHGITTTYSYKGLDAQFFYYFAPKTYNAPGFKLVYDTNRNFENVGFRSQSMIMTTFPLYYRGWYNPETNTYSLEDSTPHGSLLGRNGVTLNIRQVFWWDNFNWSIGFYNTFGNSDAFLGSHTMPRGNNTSYIANEISVTTRHAGMIGYDFWDNTAYDGLADAITNANTFTFYTSVGGIHKRFAWHVFGRVSHANKNALGQVGRANEYSLQFNASYAFTESVLLNFRITYYGARINKGYQAGYFGAPKFNNPDGDFSANYQDRSYMMTNLTLKF, encoded by the coding sequence ATGAGGCAAGAAAAGTATTTTTTGACTTCTTCTTTATCGCTTTTATCGTTTTTATTATGTCCTGTAGAAGCTTTTGATTATCGGTTTAGTGGTCGTGTGGAGAACTTTTCTAAGATTGGTTTTAACAATTCTCAAATCAATACTAAAAAAGGGATTTATCCTACTGAAAGTTTTATAGATATTGTAACTTTAGCGCAAGTCAAAGTCAATTTACTCCCTAAAGGCACCGAAAACCATAGGCTCTCTGTTTCTTTGGGTGGGGCGATTGCAGCCATTCCTTATGATAAGACTAAGTATGATATTAACCAAGCTAACGGGAAGATTTTTGGCTCAATTGTAGAGAATTTCATTGGGGGCTATCATGGATACTTTTTCAATAAGTATCTTGGCCCTGCTTATGCGGGGACTTCTCAATCAGCGAGCTATCATGCAAGGCCTTATGTGGTGGATACCGCTTTTTTAAAATACGATTACAAAGATGTTTTTGGGTTTAAGGCGGGGCGTTATGAAGCGAATATTGATTTTATGAGCGGTTCGAATCAAGGGTGGGAAGTGTATTATCAGCCCTATAAGACTGAAACGCAAAGGTTAAGGTTTTGGTGGTGGAGTTCTTTTGGGAGAGGTTTAGCGTTCAACTCTTGGATTTATGAGTTTTTTGCGACAGTGCCTTATTTGAAAAAGGGAGGCAATCCTAATAACAGCAACGATTTCATCAATTATGGCTGGCATGGGATCACCACGACTTATTCTTATAAAGGTTTAGACGCTCAATTTTTTTATTATTTTGCGCCTAAGACTTATAACGCTCCTGGTTTTAAGCTAGTTTATGACACGAATAGGAATTTTGAAAATGTCGGCTTTCGTTCTCAAAGCATGATCATGACGACCTTTCCTTTATATTATAGGGGGTGGTATAACCCAGAGACAAACACTTATAGTTTGGAAGACAGCACGCCCCATGGCTCGTTATTAGGGAGAAATGGCGTTACTTTAAATATCCGCCAGGTTTTTTGGTGGGATAATTTCAACTGGTCCATTGGCTTTTATAACACCTTTGGCAATTCAGACGCTTTTTTAGGCTCTCACACGATGCCAAGGGGTAATAACACTTCCTATATCGCTAATGAAATCTCAGTAACGACCAGGCATGCCGGAATGATCGGCTATGATTTTTGGGATAATACGGCTTATGATGGGCTGGCTGATGCGATCACTAACGCTAACACTTTCACTTTTTACACTTCTGTTGGAGGGATCCATAAGCGTTTTGCATGGCATGTTTTTGGGCGTGTCTCTCATGCGAATAAAAATGCGTTAGGGCAAGTGGGAAGGGCTAATGAATACTCCTTGCAATTCAATGCGAGCTACGCGTTCACTGAATCGGTTCTTCTTAACTTTAGGATCACTTATTATGGGGCTAGGATCAATAAAGGGTATCAAGCAGGGTATTTTGGAGCGCCCAAATTCAATAACCCGGATGGCGATTTTAGCGCTAATTACCAAGACAGAAGTTACATGATGACCAATCTCACGCTGAAGTTTTGA
- a CDS encoding TonB-dependent receptor domain-containing protein — MNDKRFRKYWSFSIFLSLLGMFELEAKEEEKEERKTERKKDKKKNAQHTLGKVTTQAAKIFNYNNQTTISSKELERRQANQISDMFRRNPNINVGGGTVIAQKIYVRGIEDRLARVTVDGAAQMGASYGHQGNTIIDPGMLKSVVVTKGAAQASAGPMALIGAIKMETRSASDFIPKGKDYAISGAATFLTNFGDRETVMGAYRNHHFDILLYYTHQNIFYYRDGDNATKDLFRPKADNKVTGSPSEQNNVMAKINGYLSERDTLTLSYNMTRDNANRPLRANFTGTFLPYSCGDFNAFPNEKNPSDCLFENDASLFKTYSVNLVHNVSLNYEREGGSRFGDPKLKINGYTSIRNVQIDPLFKPNDIAASVPFTPNPKRGEENECVTQGGIYNAVKQTCSITFKSLGGGSVVANKNLFIINSGFNANVIHTIDHKNDNLLEYGLNYQNLTTFDKAIPNSELVKPGDAPDACLRVMGPNDPNMNGRCQRNGATANVVGVYAQANYTLHPMVTLGAGTRYDVYTLVDKDWQLHITQGFSPSAALNVSPLENLNFRLSYAYVTRGPMPGGLVWMRQDNLRYNRNLKPEIGQNVEFNTEYSSQYFDFRAAGFVQLISNYINQFSSTLFVTNLPAQDIIYVPGYEVSGTAKYKGFSLGLSVARSWPSLKGRLIADVYELAATTGNVFILTASYTIPRTGLSITWLSRFVTDLNYCSYSPYRNGPTDIDRRPSNCPKTPGIFYVHKPGYGVSSFFITYKPTYKKLEGLSLNTVFNNVFNQQYIDQASPVMSPDEPNQDKYARGMAEPGFNARFEISYKF; from the coding sequence ATGAATGACAAGCGTTTTAGGAAGTATTGGAGTTTTTCTATTTTTTTGTCCTTATTAGGCATGTTTGAATTGGAGGCTAAAGAAGAAGAAAAAGAAGAAAGAAAGACAGAAAGAAAAAAAGATAAAAAAAAGAACGCCCAACACACTCTAGGCAAAGTTACCACTCAAGCGGCTAAAATCTTTAATTACAACAACCAGACAACCATTTCAAGTAAGGAATTAGAAAGAAGGCAAGCCAACCAGATCAGCGACATGTTTAGAAGAAACCCTAATATCAATGTGGGCGGTGGCACGGTTATAGCGCAAAAAATTTATGTGCGCGGTATTGAAGACAGATTGGCTAGGGTTACGGTGGATGGCGCGGCGCAAATGGGCGCAAGCTATGGGCATCAAGGCAATACGATTATTGACCCTGGAATGCTCAAAAGCGTGGTGGTTACTAAGGGAGCGGCTCAAGCGAGCGCGGGGCCTATGGCTTTGATTGGTGCGATTAAAATGGAGACTAGAAGCGCGAGCGATTTTATCCCTAAAGGTAAAGACTACGCCATAAGTGGGGCTGCCACTTTTTTAACCAACTTTGGGGATCGAGAAACCGTGATGGGCGCTTATCGTAACCATCATTTTGATATTCTTTTATATTACACGCATCAAAATATTTTTTATTATCGTGATGGGGATAATGCTACAAAGGATCTCTTTAGACCTAAAGCGGATAATAAAGTTACAGGAAGTCCTAGCGAGCAAAATAATGTGATGGCTAAGATCAATGGTTATTTGAGCGAAAGGGATACCTTAACGCTCAGTTATAACATGACCAGAGATAACGCTAATCGCCCTTTAAGAGCGAATTTTACAGGCACTTTTTTACCCTATTCTTGCGGTGATTTTAACGCTTTCCCTAACGAGAAAAACCCTAGCGATTGCTTGTTTGAAAATGACGCTAGTTTGTTTAAAACTTATAGCGTCAATTTAGTGCATAACGTGAGTTTGAATTATGAAAGAGAAGGGGGGAGTCGTTTTGGTGATCCTAAATTAAAAATCAATGGTTATACAAGTATTAGGAATGTCCAAATTGATCCGCTTTTTAAGCCTAACGATATAGCGGCTAGTGTTCCTTTCACCCCAAACCCAAAACGTGGCGAAGAGAATGAATGCGTGACGCAAGGGGGTATTTATAACGCTGTTAAACAAACTTGCTCCATCACTTTTAAAAGCCTTGGAGGGGGTTCTGTGGTGGCTAATAAAAATTTATTCATCATCAATTCCGGGTTCAATGCGAATGTGATCCACACCATAGACCATAAGAATGACAATCTTTTGGAATACGGGTTGAATTACCAAAACTTAACCACTTTTGATAAAGCGATCCCTAATAGCGAATTAGTCAAACCCGGCGATGCCCCTGATGCATGCTTAAGGGTTATGGGTCCCAATGATCCCAACATGAATGGGCGCTGCCAACGAAATGGCGCTACTGCGAATGTGGTTGGGGTGTATGCGCAAGCGAATTACACCTTGCACCCTATGGTAACTTTAGGGGCAGGGACTCGTTATGATGTCTATACTTTAGTGGATAAAGACTGGCAATTGCACATAACCCAAGGGTTTAGCCCTAGCGCGGCTTTAAATGTCTCGCCTTTAGAAAATTTGAATTTCAGGCTTTCTTACGCGTATGTAACCAGAGGCCCTATGCCTGGAGGTTTGGTGTGGATGCGTCAAGATAATTTGCGCTATAACCGCAATTTAAAGCCAGAAATTGGGCAAAATGTGGAATTTAACACCGAATACAGCAGTCAGTATTTTGATTTCAGAGCCGCCGGTTTTGTCCAATTGATTTCTAATTACATCAACCAATTTTCTTCAACGCTTTTTGTAACCAACTTGCCCGCACAAGATATTATTTATGTGCCTGGTTATGAAGTTTCAGGGACGGCTAAATACAAGGGCTTTTCTTTGGGCTTGAGCGTGGCGCGATCATGGCCTTCTTTAAAGGGGCGTTTGATCGCTGATGTGTATGAATTGGCTGCCACGACAGGCAATGTGTTTATTTTAACGGCAAGTTATACAATCCCACGCACCGGTCTTAGCATCACTTGGCTTTCACGCTTTGTTACCGATCTAAATTATTGCTCTTATAGCCCTTATCGTAACGGCCCTACGGATATTGACAGACGGCCTAGCAATTGCCCTAAAACGCCCGGGATTTTTTATGTGCATAAACCCGGCTATGGGGTGAGCAGTTTTTTTATCACTTACAAGCCCACTTATAAAAAACTTGAAGGGTTGAGCCTGAACACTGTGTTTAACAATGTTTTCAACCAACAATATATTGATCAAGCAAGCCCGGTGATGAGCCCTGATGAACCCAATCAAGACAAATACGCAAGGGGCATGGCAGAGCCTGGCTTTAACGCTAGATTTGAAATTTCTTATAAGTTTTAA
- a CDS encoding Sua5 YciO YrdC YwlC family protein → MALVYLVQSDTTIGLLSKDSEKLNALKNRPKNQSVLIESADFSTLKSLVRAPNAFKNLIRRSAKTTFIYPNSKAVRVIRGRHGDFLKRFKTLYSTSANLTQCAYDKEIASNLADVIVSDERGLFESASSKIFKLYKDKKVRVR, encoded by the coding sequence ATGGCGTTAGTGTATCTCGTTCAAAGCGATACCACTATAGGGCTGCTTTCTAAAGACAGCGAAAAGCTCAACGCCTTAAAAAATCGCCCTAAAAACCAAAGCGTTTTAATAGAAAGCGCTGATTTTAGCACCCTAAAAAGCCTGGTGCGCGCACCCAACGCTTTTAAAAACCTCATCAGAAGAAGCGCTAAAACCACTTTTATTTACCCTAACTCTAAGGCCGTTCGTGTAATTAGGGGCAGGCATGGGGATTTTTTAAAGCGTTTTAAAACGCTCTATAGTACCTCAGCCAACCTCACCCAATGCGCTTATGATAAAGAAATCGCTTCCAATCTCGCTGATGTCATTGTGAGCGATGAAAGGGGTTTGTTTGAAAGCGCTAGTTCTAAAATATTCAAACTCTATAAAGATAAAAAAGTGAGAGTAAGATAA